Proteins encoded in a region of the Mercenaria mercenaria strain notata chromosome 1, MADL_Memer_1, whole genome shotgun sequence genome:
- the LOC123523201 gene encoding protein GVQW3-like → MEEIPDGETSTPLELTEQRVVITFCVKAGMTSTDTCKFMNTGECVQKVSRSLVFDWHKRFKEGREDIKDNARIGRPKLAGGVNRVGCLVSLDRRMSADDIVVIVGLSHGTVHKILTHDLEMNKVVRRDLTHAVREKRPHCEREHVISPG, encoded by the exons ATGGAAGAAATTCCTGACGGAGAAACGTCAACGCCGTTAGAACTTACGGAACAGCGGGTTGTCATTACGTTCTGCGTAAAGGCTGGTATGACGTCTACGGATACTTGCAAATTTATGAATACGGGGGAATGTGTGCAGAAAGTGTCAAGAAGCTTAGTATTTGACTGGCATAAACGTTTTAAAGAAGGACGCGAGGATATAAAGGATAATGCGCGAATCGGGAGACCAAAACTTGCCGGGGGAGTAAACAGAGTGGGGTGCCTAGTTTCGTTAGACCGGAGAATGTCTGCGGATGACATCGTGGTTATTGTAGGACTTAGTCACGGTACTGTGCATAAGATACTTACGCATGATTTGGAAATGAATAAG GTGGTACGGAGGGATTTGACACATGCTGTAAGGGAAAAACGACCACACTGTGAAAGAGAACATGTTATTTCACCAGGATAG